ATCCCCCCTGCAGTCCCTGTACCAGAGTCTCTCAGGTGATAACCAACCCACATTCTATTCCTGGAAAACATGTCACTAAATGGGTCAAGATCACAACTACAACTTAACAGAGCAGCTCCATCTGTGGTGAAATCGGATTATTGGGACAGTAGCAATGCTGTGATAGAGACCACTACAAACACTGGCTGTGATAAATTCAGAGGGGTGACGTATAATTAAGAGATTAGACAATAAAATCACTTAACTGACCATGGTGTCACAGGTAAACTTAaatttgcattacatttttgacCACAGATACCAGCTTTTCCAAAATACTCCATAAGCTGAATACATTTAAGAACATTGGTATTGTAGTGCCAATGTTCACAAGGTGACACAATCGTTCCCTGTTACCCTTCATTCTGGGCaaaatgtgtttagttttacACAGTGGAACTgccagagagagcgagagagggaggtcAAGCCATCTCTGTGATCAAACAAGGCCCACCAGTAGGGGCACCAGGCaggacaaacaaactgaaaccagTAGTGTTTATGGAAGAGGCCTGCTTTTGGCTGAGGTGAGAGAGAAGCCATGGGGGGAGGTAACAATCTGCAACCTAGAGGCACTAAGGAGAGAAGATCCAGTGGAGGTAAAGGTCTGGCAATGGTTAAAAGACTAGCGAGATCTGTCACTCATACTGtgtgcaaatatgtgtgtgtgtgtgtgtgtgtgtggtcaggaTTCATTCATTGCAGCATAAATGCCCTCTCTGTCCccaaacaaagacagataaaTATCAGATCTTACTTTCACATTAGAGTGCAAAAGACAGACTGCTAAGCAGAAATACTGCCCATCATTTCGTAATTACAACAGCTAGGGGTGAAATTCAATCTACAGCTGTGAGAACCACGGGATCTGTGACTTTTAAGGTTAATCGTTTCCCACTGTGGAAAGTATATAAtgttacagaaaaacacaggcaACCTTTGAAGGGTCCAGGTCTACTCACGTATATGAGTCCCGAGTAGTAGCGGTCCTTCAGGTTGTGCAGCACAGACGCCTCGTTCAGGCAGGTGAGCTCGGCCATGTCTTCCACCTTGCTGAACTTGGGCGGGTTCATCTTCTGGATGTCGTCCTTGTTGATCACCACCTTCTTACCGTTCTCGGCCAGCTCCACCAGCACCTCCTCGCCACGCTCCTCCCGGATGCTGGCCGCTTCAAAGCCGTGGCGCTCTGAAGGGACCCACACCAGCTTCTTGGCCGTCCAGTCAGCCTGCGTGGCTGGGTTGTAGACCACAGCCCGGTCCACAAACAGGTACCGCTCCGGGTCCTCTTGCCCACTCCGATGAGACATCTTACCTGGGGTTTATCAGAGCAATGTGGCCACCTAGAACAGACAGGGGTTAGACTTGATATGTAGGacacaaaatgtccaaaacagAATCCACACCTCATGTGTCCTCTCTAATAGCCCTTTATGTCTCACCCTCTGTGATCACTACAACTACTTCACTTTATTGTGACTGTTAACTGTAACATTTTGTGCACTCTGTGTAATTCATCTTTCCATTTCTAACTATACATATTTAGTCACAGTAACACAAATCACATTATAAACAAGACAGATCATTCTGATTTATGACTGAAAGATCTGCCCTCAAATCGGAGTAATACAAAGGACACAGTGAAGAGGGGACACCATATGTCACCAGTTCAGAGCATGACTATTGCTGAACTGTGACTCGAATTAAAAGTtggagcacattttaaaaaccaggTTTCAGAGTGGGTCTGGTCTCACTGAACGGGTCTGCACAATAATAATGCGCATACTGCGTAGGCTCCACCGCTCTCACCGCAGATCAAACGGGACGGAGCGACGTCTAGTCCCCCTTTTCGCCTAGAAATCTtatagtataaaaaaaataatccacTGTAACACATGTCCCTGTCGCCTAGATAATATTTACAACTATGCAGACGGATGTTATACAACAGATACCATGACTGCGCATTGGCAAGTCCCCCAAAGAGGCACAGAATGAACGGAGACCAGCAGGGGGGAAACTCACTGCTTAAGTCCTGTTTACAAATATTACGCTAATTGATACCTGCGTCAATAAACCAGCACAACTGACACAGCTAGCTAAAGTAGCTGAAAAAGGTAACCGGGATGTGCCATATGATAAATAACGTACGGTGACGTTGGCTAAAAAGTCCAGTTATCGCCGGTGTAAACGACCTTtaagataaacaaaaacaattaacgTTAGcgtcaggggggaaaaaaagagtatCTGCAGCTAAGAACAAAGTAAAATTAAGTAAATATGTACTCGTAAAGCTAGCTTAACTCAACTATAACGTTAACCTTATAGCAGCCTATGCAGTTTCAGTGTTATCTCATTAACATGTATCTAAGTGACAAAAGGGTCAGTAAGGTGGGCTCTTAACTCACTAATAATGACTACAGTCAAACTAAGTTTCCAGAGAGACCTCCATCCTCCGTCCTGGGGGCTGCTCCGTTCATCCACACTCACGGTCTAATATCCACaacgcgcccccccccccctccactccccGTCCTCGCGGCGAGTAATCACTGAAACTCACCTGGTGTTAGTCAGCGAAGCAGCGGTCAGATCCTGTTCACCGAGCAGTCCGATATCCCCCTGACGCGACCCTCTATGCGACTGGCTGCTACACGCAAATGCAACGCAGGCATGTATTTGGGCTTTTTGGTATGCACCACAGGCACAGGGCTGTCTCTACACTGGGGCCCCTCCTAAACCGAGCAGACTTGACCGCTGCTGatgccgccgctgctgctgccgctgctgctgctcccgcCTACGATGGACCGTGTTCACATAGAGAGTGACCATGCAGATCAATACGCGGCGCTGTGACCAGTCTGTGGGGGTGATTCACCTGAGCAGAAATGTGGGCTGTGCGTGCCGATGTCCGTCATGATCTATTTTAAGTCACGGCTAAACACATCGATGAGCATTTATTCTGGACCTTATGCTGTGGCACGCTTTTACAAAAATCTATCCCCCAAATAtctatgtactgtacacacCCACTAGATGCAGCCCGGAGACAATTGGGCTCTCACtttgcgccccccccccctcctccatcattGGCTGGTAGGAACCAACCCCCCAATTTGCTGCAAACCAATggaaaaatgataaatattgCAACTGTTGCTTGCCTATAATACAAAGAACTTCTTCTGGGACCTTCTGGTATCTCACAGGTTTTCATTCTGAACAAAGTAGACTttaagggaaaacaaaaaaagggagaaCCAAAGtctagttttttttaaagaaagactTGTCTAGCTTTACCCCATTCAAACAGGTAATATATTAAGTCATCATTCCCATTCCCCAGCTGCGAACTGAGACACCTCCCTCTTGTGTCTGAAAGAGACAACAGCAGCATGCTATGCTCACCTAAATCATACATCATTTGGGTTTTACAGAGGCGTTTTATTACAAATGCAAACATCTCACAGGGGCAGGGGAAAAGCATGTTTTCTgtaattacataaaaaacatggttttacatcaaaaacaaaaaaaggcattgTATGTTGTGGGTATGTTCAGTCTGTTAATGTTAGAGGCTTCAGCGTCCTCCCCTCCATGCTGCTCCacccctcttcttccctcctcccccacctccacctccacctccacctccaccacctcgtACTCCTCCTGATCCTCCTCTCACTTTCTTCCTCACTCCGCTTGATTGTTCCGTGtcatcctcttctccatctcctcctctgggCCTTTTCCTTTTCTCGCCTTGCTCCTTCATTTCCTGAGAAAGAcgacatttttttccctcaacttcatgtttaaaaggaaaGGCTAAAGATGGTTTATGCAGCTCGTTTTGCACACAGCAACATGGTTTAACATTTTTGAGGTAATATCTAAAAATGTGATCATCCTGTCAACATGACTTACCAGTCTGGCAAATCTCTGGGCCTCGCTCACCCTCTCCACCAACATCATCACTTCATCTTCCTGGGTGGGGAAAGCGGGGAGTTTCTTCCCAATCAGGCTTTCAATTCGCTGGAAAAGCTCTACATCGTATCtaagatgacagaaaatgtcagtttacTTCAGTCAACTCCTTTTCACTTATTTACTTACAGCATAAACAGCAACGCGTTAGAAAAAAGGCAGCAGACAAGCACACGACTGAGTTTAATATGAATAGTACTAACAGTTATAATGAAGCCAGAATGAAATATCAAGACATTAAAGAGGAAGTGTGGCGACTAGTGAGAAACAGTAAGCAAATAGGAAACAGTAAGAACTGCTTCTTACTGAGTGACAAAAGTGATGGATTTCCCGGACCGTCCTGCTCTGGCTGTTCGTCCGACTCTGTGTATGTAGTCCTGTGAGGGCAGACGGATCCAGAGATtcactcaaatcaaatcaaacagacaaaatcaTCAAACAGAGCAGCAACGTGAACATCAGCACCAGGGTACCTTGGAGTGAGTGGGGATGTCGTAGTTGATGACGCAGTCAACGTGAGGAATGTCCAGTCCTCTGGATGCCACGTCGGTCGCCAGCAGCACCGATCGAGACTTGGACTTGAACTTGTTTAGCGCTCCTAGGCGTTTATTCTGACCAACAAAGGGAGGAAGACCCAGAGAGTGAATATGACATTAAACGGACATCAAAAAAGACTCTGCAGAGAAGCGTTTAGCACTGACGGAAATGTTTCCTctaatacagtatgtgagagtccatctatttacagtatataattGTATCATTGAAGATTATGTAGTGATTCCAAgtacaataaacaaacaaaaactatgcAGAATAGTTTGGCTGTACCAGCATGTACACCGGTCTCTGGGCTTTCATGTCAGatctggtggggggggggaatgtGTATTGCTGTATGGCACAAAACCAGAAGAGGGTGCTGTTCTTCCAGCCCAAATGGCGCCAAAGCTATTATAACATTCACACAGCGGCTACAGAGGAATCTTCTGATAGAAGATGTAAAGATCTCTAATGTGGTGGATAGTGTTAATGAACAATTGCTACAAACACACTGGCAATAATACGATGGAGACAATGATCTGGTGAtgtttatcagaatcagaaatacttccctgggggggggggattacactaaaggaaaaaagtaagaaaaaataagaaaacagcaTGCGCATTTCACttgacaaataacaaataactaAAAATTACACTGTACATTTTGGCACCATCAATTCCCACAACGACGTCTTCAGGCTGCACTAAAGAACGCTGTTCCTAACGGTGTAAtaatgtagggctgcaactaatgattattttcattttcaaccaaTTATCAGCAAAAAATGTCTCAAGTTCCCAGAGTGCATGGtataatcaaacaaaatgtctccTTAGGTGTGATCAACAGTCTAAACCCCAAAGATACTCAGTTTACCATCATAGAGGACTAAGAAAACTAGAAAAGAACCAGAAATTGAGAGTCTTTTCAGCTCTGAAAAgctcttctttttgtttactgtgtgaTGTAGGCCTAGCAGTGGACAGCTCTGCACCAGTGTTGGCTACTGTACTATAATGACAGGCCTTATGAATGACAGTGTTGGTCAGTAGAGACAACTCAGCGGCAGCAACTGTTTTAACAGTTTCATCAAGTATGTGTGAACAGAGAGAAACGGAGCATTCAAATAGGTACCCTGTGCAACACTGATCCCTCTGTCATCAAACCATTACAGCTCAGTGTACTTAACATTATCACAAGACCAACTGGATTCCAGGAAGTGCgcgagtgagtgtgagagatgGCCTCTGAGGtgagaactgtgtgtgtgtgtgtgtgtgttcctctgaaGCTCTACCTGACTCATCTGGCCGTGAAGAGGGATAGCAGTGATGCCGAGGTTCCTTAACAACAGCGCCACCCGCTGGGCGTTGTTACACGTGCTGCAGAAAATCATAAAGGAGTTGCCGGCCAGCTCGTTCAGGATGGACACCAGGTAACAGTCCTGCCacgaaaaacaaacaagcacaaaacgGTGTTACAAACTCCAATATGCTTGATAAAAATACCATTACAAAAGTGATTTCAGTATCACTACACATGGGACGAGAACATGCATTTCTGTGTGGCCCACCTTGTACTTTGATGGTATGAAGACGTAGTATTGCTGCAGCTTGTCTACTGTAGAGTATTTGGTGGATACCGCGCACTTCACAGGATCTttcagagctgctctctgcagTTTCTGGACCTGTAAACCAAGTGACAGCACATCAGTGAAAAACATGCTCTACAAGTGGTGTATTGCTCTGGTGTCAGCTTTCCTGGTAAACCTGCAGCAATAGCAACCAGTAACACAGAACAAAGCAAGGCTATAAACACTACGGCTCACATGCTGCGTCAAATAGGCCCGATTAAAAGCCTTTGTCTACCTTTTTGGTCATGGTGGCAGAGAACAAGAAGGTGCGTCTCTCTCGGGGAATCACCTTCAAGATTTTATCCACCtggggaaggaaagaaaatgtactcAATGCCTCACAGTGTCAGTGGAGTCATTGCTTCTGATTCACGATTTCGTTTCTTCATATCAAATAAAGAGACATTACAAAATGAGGGAACTGTTCCACTGTTTCCGATTACCCACCTCAGTCTCAAAGTCCATGTTGAGGATTCTGTCGGCTTCGTCCATGACCAGGAACTTCAGAGCTCGTAGGGAGAAGCCCTTTGTGTTCTCCATGTGGTCTATCAACCGACCAGGCGTGGctgtaaacacatttgattCACTTCATCACATTCATGCTAAATGTATCAGTTGTTTAAACTGCTGAATATTGAAATGACTGGAAAATAACAATCATCAATTTGATGCTTGAGATATGGGTGATCAATACTCCAAGTGAAAAGTTAATGTAGATGTTTTGCCCAGTAATGACCcaacattgttcattttaatacaaaagATGGATACTTGTGCTTGCTTTGAGAGTCGGTCAGATTAAATAGGgacttacagtacagtgtggGTAACTTGAATATTGGACATTATTtgaaaaatttacaaataagaTGCATTTATAATTAAGACAACCATCACAAGATTAGTTCTGcacaagcaaatacacacacacacacatgcagaagacCATTAACTGACAGATTTATGGTCTTACCAATAACAATGTGAGGTTTTTTAGCCAACACCAAGGACTGGGACATCATATCGATCCCTCCAACTATGACAGCTGCAACAGAAATGAGATGTTTTAGGTACAAAAGTCACCTGCATCACTGCAAACCACTTAACCTTTCAATGGACACGTACCACACTTAACACCAATGCTGGAGCCCAGGGCCTCAAACTGCTCCGAGATCTGGAACGCCAGCTCCCTGGTGGGGGTGAGGACGAGGGTATGAAGCCTCTGGGGGGAGCCCAGCAGTGACTGGAGGATGGGCAGAGCAAAAGCACCCGTCTTTCCTGAACCCGTCTCTGCCAGGCCAATAACATCCTTCCCTGCAGTAGGAGAAGAAGGTGCAGACGGACGTTACAGAAGTTATGTGTattgagcagcagaggaaagtaACAATGTACATTTacccaagtactgtacttctGTGACtaattgtactttacttgagaaTTTCCATTTAATTTTCCTTTCTAATTCTACTGTATCGGATAAAGAAAAACCTCCgactgtgaaaaaacaaaaaaaaaaaacctatacACTGTCGATCCCAAATAAACATAATGCACTGTTACACTGTAAATTAAaccacccaacagtatataaatggGTGGAATGACATCCACTACAGCCAGCTACATTAAAATTACACTTAAATGTCactaaatcaataataataataataataataattctgaCTGGGCTCATTCTGCTGCATGATGGCTTTAACCACATATAGCTTATAATAGTTCCGTACGTGTCCTGCAGTAACATTTTGGAGGCAGTACTTTTCCCACTGGTTTTCAGTGTAACAGACAACACAGCGGCAGGTTACTGTGAGCGCTCACCTTGCAGGGCTACGGGAACAGCTTCCACCTGAATCTTGGTCGGACTCTTCCATCCCAGCTGATCACAAGCCTCACAGAGCACCTCAGTCACACCCTGTGGACGGCAAAGACGGCGGGTAGAGACCTGTACGTTGCTGACAATGATTTGCCACCAAATTACAACGGTTTAATCCGCGTTGTCAGATAGCaggcacattttattttatcaaaacaCAGATGGGGCTGGTTTTGTTTAGCTAGCTCAAACTGCTATGCTGCTGCTTGTTTATGTTGCTAACGTTACATCTCGTCTTGGCGCTCTGAGATAAACCTACCAGATCCTTGAAGGTCTTCACTGCCTCGTCAACATTTTCGCCGCTATTAACGTGACGGTCACCATCATCACTACTCGAGCCGTCGAGTGCTTCATCTGTGTTTGGCTTCACGCTTTCCTCAACGTCCGCCATGCTTGTCGCCCCAACGTGTCGTCAGCTCCGCAATGCGCAGATGCGGAAACGAGCTCACGCTTAAGCCGCAATGCGTGACGGGATGTGTCGTTTTTAAGACGTCCTTGTTTATCAGCGCGGACTGTCAAACCATAGATTGTATAAACCCGCAACAGGAGATGTCCACCACCGATGACTTTACAcctagctaaaaaaaaaagacgaatACTCACTAAAGTCACTAAAATTAAATACTGTGTGTAATTTAGTTGGTTTGAGAAAATCATAACTGTTTCTAAGATAGCAACAAACAGCTATTAAGACCTCAAATAATTGGAAAAacacttaattaaaaaataaataagttgtacagtatatgttcaAGTTTACATCCCCCTCGTACACTTCAGTGTTATCTGTATTGATTctctgttcttttttgtttgataatCTTGTTTCATATCTGACATGTTAACGTTATAATTTTTCAATGTGATTAACTGAAATACATATTTCCTTGAACAAAAAATTGTAACATTTGAAATatgatcaattaaaaaaaataaaaaagcatctTCAGCAAATATAAAGCTTCCTGAAATGCttatgatatttatatatttatttcatctgtGTTGTTTATATTGTCTATTATTAcatcacactgaaacacaaggTAAGAACAGTTTTTGACGTATTTATTTAGCTGCAGATCAAACAGTTTCAGACATGTCTCAAACATTCCACACCTTTATTTTGGTGTCCTACATGTTTAGGAGATcaccaataaaataaacagtcataaaatcatacaaaaggctttttttctggTCATGGCAAATCACAAATAGCTGGCTGGAGGAAAACCATAGTtgtaggaaagaaaaaaaacaaactacaacaacatACTGGAGGACAAAAAAGCACTTGGAAGTCTGTTTTCAGTGCAGAGAatagtgttgtttttatgagttGCTGAGGAAAATAACCAATCTAGATGTttcaaattatatatataatcagATTTCTTTCGTACATCACATTCATATTCTCTTTGATACAACAAATAGTCCAGATCAAATGAAGATGAGACTTGCTAAGACCAGTTCTGAGAGTGAAGCAGCCTTTCCTTGGTTTGCTAAAGAGAAACTGATCTAGACTTGAAGACAGCTACCTCTATAACGCTGCACAGagaacacataaaacaaatgcactCCTTTTGCTCAGAGCGCCACACTGAACATCCAATGCCCCCTCGAGTCTCAGAGAagtccctccatctccctcatAAAGGCTTCATACACCTGGTCCTTAGTCTTCATGTTGG
The sequence above is a segment of the Enoplosus armatus isolate fEnoArm2 chromosome 17, fEnoArm2.hap1, whole genome shotgun sequence genome. Coding sequences within it:
- the ddx47 gene encoding probable ATP-dependent RNA helicase DDX47 isoform X2, yielding MADVEESVKPNTDEALDGSSSDDGDRHVNSGENVDEAVKTFKDLGVTEVLCEACDQLGWKSPTKIQVEAVPVALQGKDVIGLAETGSGKTGAFALPILQSLLGSPQRLHTLVLTPTRELAFQISEQFEALGSSIGVKCAVIVGGIDMMSQSLVLAKKPHIVIATPGRLIDHMENTKGFSLRALKFLVMDEADRILNMDFETEVDKILKVIPRERRTFLFSATMTKKVQKLQRAALKDPVKCAVSTKYSTVDKLQQYYVFIPSKYKDCYLVSILNELAGNSFMIFCSTCNNAQRVALLLRNLGITAIPLHGQMSQNKRLGALNKFKSKSRSVLLATDVASRGLDIPHVDCVINYDIPTHSKDYIHRVGRTARAGRSGKSITFVTQYDVELFQRIESLIGKKLPAFPTQEDEVMMLVERVSEAQRFARLEMKEQGEKRKRPRGGDGEEDDTEQSSGVRKKVRGGSGGVRGGGGGAWRGGR
- the ddx47 gene encoding probable ATP-dependent RNA helicase DDX47 isoform X1, with protein sequence MADVEESVKPNTDEALDGSSSDDGDRHVNSGENVDEAVKTFKDLGVTEVLCEACDQLGWKSPTKIQVEAVPVALQGKDVIGLAETGSGKTGAFALPILQSLLGSPQRLHTLVLTPTRELAFQISEQFEALGSSIGVKCAVIVGGIDMMSQSLVLAKKPHIVIATPGRLIDHMENTKGFSLRALKFLVMDEADRILNMDFETEVDKILKVIPRERRTFLFSATMTKKVQKLQRAALKDPVKCAVSTKYSTVDKLQQYYVFIPSKYKDCYLVSILNELAGNSFMIFCSTCNNAQRVALLLRNLGITAIPLHGQMSQNKRLGALNKFKSKSRSVLLATDVASRGLDIPHVDCVINYDIPTHSKDYIHRVGRTARAGRSGKSITFVTQYDVELFQRIESLIGKKLPAFPTQEDEVMMLVERVSEAQRFARLEMKEQGEKRKRPRGGDGEEDDTEQSSGVRKKVRGGSGGVRGGGGGGGGGGGGGGKKRGGAAWRGGR